A window from Trinickia violacea encodes these proteins:
- a CDS encoding GDP-mannose 4,6-dehydratase gives MRHSDRQGRRALVTGLGGFTGQHMADYLEDAGYEVWGTVSPELADVASNRHLVCSVDLLDAEGMKAMVADARPDVVVHLAGAAHVANGTAGNTYLVNIVGTRNLLSALASLDKPPRAVLLASSANVYGNAPVEVLDESIEPSPANDYAVSKLAMEHAARLWMDRLPIVVARPFNYTGVGQREDYLLPKIVGHHARNEAKISLGNLNVSRDFSDVRNVVSIYGSLLEAAPAGETFNICSGVGHSLGEVLAMLSRIAGYEIEVFVDPRFLRANEVHRLVGSNRKLQRAIGRVPVTPLAETLEWMYEAAAQREETTPQHNGSQAG, from the coding sequence ATGAGACATTCTGATCGGCAAGGGCGTCGCGCGCTCGTCACCGGGCTGGGCGGGTTCACCGGCCAGCACATGGCCGACTATCTCGAAGACGCCGGCTATGAGGTGTGGGGCACGGTGTCGCCCGAATTGGCGGACGTCGCTTCGAACCGGCACCTCGTGTGTTCCGTCGATCTGCTGGACGCCGAAGGCATGAAGGCGATGGTCGCCGATGCACGGCCCGACGTGGTCGTGCATCTGGCGGGCGCCGCGCACGTGGCGAACGGCACGGCGGGCAATACGTACCTCGTGAATATCGTCGGGACGCGCAACTTGCTGTCGGCGCTCGCCTCACTCGACAAGCCGCCGCGCGCCGTATTGCTCGCGAGCAGCGCGAATGTCTACGGTAACGCGCCCGTCGAGGTGCTCGACGAGAGCATCGAGCCGTCACCTGCCAACGACTACGCGGTCAGCAAGCTCGCGATGGAGCACGCGGCGCGGCTTTGGATGGACCGCTTGCCGATCGTCGTCGCGCGCCCGTTCAACTACACGGGCGTCGGGCAGCGCGAGGATTACCTGCTGCCGAAGATCGTCGGCCACCATGCGCGAAACGAGGCGAAAATCTCGCTCGGCAACCTCAACGTCAGCCGCGATTTCTCGGACGTGCGCAACGTGGTGTCGATCTACGGCAGCCTGCTCGAAGCCGCGCCTGCGGGCGAGACGTTCAACATCTGCTCGGGCGTCGGGCACTCGCTGGGCGAAGTGCTCGCGATGCTCTCGCGCATCGCCGGCTACGAGATCGAGGTGTTCGTCGATCCGCGGTTTTTGCGGGCGAACGAGGTGCATCGGCTCGTCGGCTCCAATCGCAAGCTGCAGCGCGCGATCGGACGCGTACCGGTGACACCGCTCGCGGAGACGCTCGAATGGATGTATGAGGCAGCGGCGCAGCGCGAAGAAACCACGCCTCAGCACAATGGATCGCAAGCCGGCTGA
- the gmd gene encoding GDP-mannose 4,6-dehydratase encodes MDPQRKAIITGVSGQDGAYLTKLLLEKGYHVTGTYRRTSSVNFWRMDELGISRHPNLSLVEHDLTDLGSSMRLIEKAQASELYNLAAQSFVGVSFDQPATTADVTGIGALNLLEAIRLLNPRMRYYQASTSEMFGKVQAIPQSESTPFYPRSPYGVAKLFAHWTTINYRESYNIFGCSGILFNHESPLRGREFVTRKITDTVAKIKLGKTDKLELGNLDAKRDWGFAQEYVEGMWRMLQADEPDTYVLATNRTETVRDFVDMAFAAAGYQIEWTGKGEQEKGLDVSTGKVLVQVNPKFYRPAEVDLLIGCADKAKDKLGWQPETTLEQLCQLMVDADLERNQHHETF; translated from the coding sequence ATGGACCCTCAACGCAAAGCGATCATCACCGGTGTCTCAGGACAAGACGGCGCGTATCTCACCAAGCTGCTGCTCGAAAAGGGCTACCACGTCACCGGCACCTATCGGCGAACCAGCTCCGTGAATTTCTGGCGCATGGATGAACTCGGCATCAGCCGGCATCCGAACCTGTCGCTCGTCGAGCACGATCTGACCGACCTCGGATCCAGCATGCGCCTGATCGAAAAGGCGCAAGCAAGCGAGCTTTACAACCTCGCGGCGCAGAGCTTCGTCGGCGTGTCGTTCGATCAGCCAGCGACCACCGCGGACGTCACCGGCATCGGCGCGTTGAACCTGCTCGAAGCGATCCGGCTGCTCAATCCGCGCATGCGCTACTACCAGGCTTCGACCTCCGAAATGTTCGGCAAGGTGCAGGCGATTCCGCAATCGGAATCCACGCCGTTCTATCCGCGCAGCCCCTATGGCGTGGCCAAGCTGTTCGCGCATTGGACGACGATCAACTACCGCGAGTCGTACAACATCTTCGGTTGCAGCGGCATCCTGTTCAATCACGAGTCGCCGCTGCGCGGACGCGAATTCGTCACGCGCAAGATCACCGACACCGTCGCGAAGATCAAGCTCGGCAAGACGGACAAGCTCGAACTCGGCAATCTCGATGCGAAGCGCGACTGGGGCTTCGCGCAGGAATATGTCGAAGGCATGTGGCGCATGCTGCAAGCCGACGAGCCGGATACCTACGTGCTCGCCACCAATCGCACGGAGACGGTGCGCGATTTCGTCGACATGGCGTTTGCCGCGGCCGGCTACCAGATCGAGTGGACGGGCAAAGGCGAGCAGGAGAAAGGGCTCGACGTGTCGACGGGCAAGGTGCTCGTGCAGGTGAATCCGAAGTTCTACCGGCCCGCCGAAGTCGATCTGCTGATCGGCTGCGCGGACAAGGCCAAGGACAAGCTCGGCTGGCAGCCCGAGACGACGCTCGAGCAACTGTGCCAGCTGATGGTCGATGCCGATCTCGAACGCAATCAGCACCATGAGACATTCTGA
- a CDS encoding acyltransferase family protein: MTVSALPTATRRERIVQLDGLRAIAVLAVFAQHALKAPLWMGVDLFFVLSGFLITGILLDRKARGQSYFSYFYARRARRILPPYVLLMIVSSLLFGLGWAEHWQWYAFFATNIGDALDQAGHPSLNVLWSLAVEEQFYVFWPFVVLFASERALLFIAAALIVIVPVLRAVSTPFFDTFWPIYYLTPFRMDLLSAGALLAVLVRQDANALVRLKAAAYVGFFAALAVLAWLHLHYPRFRAANTPLSNAGLYSVSLVLCTSLVVIALQSKGIVKRLLSHPVLVYIGTISYTIYLIHLSILYALWPHIHSRYAAAAAALAITLAYASLTWFGFEKRLIHGGPRHEARQLLTVE; the protein is encoded by the coding sequence ATGACTGTCAGCGCACTACCCACCGCTACGCGCCGTGAACGCATCGTTCAACTGGACGGCCTGCGCGCCATCGCCGTGCTTGCCGTGTTCGCGCAACACGCGTTGAAAGCGCCGTTGTGGATGGGCGTCGACCTGTTTTTCGTGTTGAGCGGTTTCTTGATCACCGGCATCCTGCTCGATCGCAAGGCGCGCGGGCAGTCCTATTTCAGCTACTTCTACGCGCGCCGCGCTCGCCGCATCCTGCCGCCTTACGTGCTGCTGATGATCGTCTCGTCGCTGCTGTTCGGCCTCGGCTGGGCCGAGCATTGGCAGTGGTACGCGTTCTTTGCCACCAATATCGGCGACGCGCTCGATCAAGCCGGCCACCCCAGCCTCAACGTGTTGTGGTCGCTTGCCGTCGAAGAGCAGTTTTATGTGTTCTGGCCGTTTGTCGTGCTGTTTGCGTCGGAACGTGCGCTGCTGTTCATCGCCGCGGCTTTGATCGTCATCGTGCCGGTGCTGCGCGCGGTCTCGACGCCGTTCTTCGATACGTTCTGGCCGATTTACTACCTCACGCCGTTTCGCATGGACTTGCTCTCGGCAGGCGCATTGCTGGCCGTGCTGGTACGGCAAGACGCCAATGCGCTCGTGCGGCTGAAAGCAGCGGCCTATGTCGGCTTTTTCGCAGCGCTCGCGGTGCTCGCGTGGCTGCATCTTCACTATCCGCGCTTTCGCGCCGCGAACACGCCGCTGTCGAATGCGGGGCTCTATAGCGTGTCGCTGGTTCTCTGCACGTCGCTGGTCGTGATCGCGCTGCAAAGCAAAGGGATCGTGAAGCGCCTCTTGAGCCACCCCGTGCTCGTCTATATCGGCACGATCAGCTACACGATCTACCTGATTCACTTGAGCATCCTTTACGCGCTTTGGCCGCACATCCACAGCCGCTATGCAGCGGCCGCAGCGGCGCTCGCCATCACGCTCGCCTACGCAAGCCTCACCTGGTTTGGCTTCGAAAAGCGGCTCATTCACGGCGGGCCCCGCCATGAAGCACGCCAACTGCTGACCGTCGAATAA
- a CDS encoding flippase has translation MDKSILKNVSINFLGLILPTFVSLVTVPAYIKLLGVERYGVIALVWTLIGYFGFLDLGMSMAAQNQISKARASNDESLSARVFWSAFWLNLATGIVGGLLIYFGAFIYTAYFTKVSAELQHEVYRALPWLAVAIPIANVSWVFAGAINGAERFGVYNTNQTIGTFLFQLLPLGAAWLIAPTLQSVLAAAVVARILAAVLLAHASLKVLNIRHIQMPQLGVTKGLFSFGGWMLIASMTSMISDTLDRVMLGAGLGARFVTYYTVPQNLVTRLNMLPNALIRTLFPRLSAVEREHADVLVRQSLEFLNGVFTPVAIVAIIVLGPFLQVWVGSDIATASSPVGRILIISVWLVGQASVTRILIQSQVNPARAACVGLVELPFFVGALWFGIAHYGLVGAAVVVASRALVDYGVLLYLSAIRMRPIVLDMLAHLAFLLASLYAANAVSNLATLAVVGIVLLAANVGWSISMTPALRNLARDLLLRLNLRNSA, from the coding sequence ATGGACAAGAGCATTCTCAAGAACGTCTCGATCAATTTTTTGGGGCTGATCCTGCCGACGTTCGTTTCGCTCGTGACGGTGCCGGCTTATATCAAGCTGCTCGGCGTCGAGCGCTACGGCGTGATCGCGCTCGTGTGGACCCTGATCGGCTACTTCGGGTTTCTCGATCTCGGCATGAGCATGGCCGCGCAGAATCAGATTTCGAAGGCGCGCGCGTCGAACGACGAGAGCCTGAGCGCGCGCGTGTTCTGGAGCGCGTTCTGGCTCAATCTGGCGACGGGCATTGTAGGCGGCTTGCTGATCTATTTCGGCGCGTTCATCTATACGGCCTACTTCACGAAGGTCTCGGCCGAGCTTCAGCATGAGGTATATCGCGCGTTGCCGTGGCTTGCGGTCGCGATTCCGATTGCCAACGTGTCGTGGGTGTTCGCGGGCGCGATCAACGGCGCCGAGCGCTTCGGTGTCTACAACACGAATCAGACGATCGGCACGTTCCTGTTTCAGCTGCTCCCGCTCGGCGCCGCGTGGCTGATTGCGCCGACGCTGCAGAGCGTGCTCGCGGCGGCGGTCGTCGCGCGCATTCTCGCGGCCGTGCTGCTCGCGCACGCGAGCCTGAAAGTGCTCAATATCCGGCACATTCAGATGCCGCAACTCGGCGTCACGAAGGGGCTCTTCAGCTTCGGCGGCTGGATGCTCATTGCGAGCATGACGAGCATGATCTCCGATACGCTCGATCGCGTGATGCTCGGCGCGGGGCTCGGCGCGCGCTTCGTCACGTACTACACGGTGCCGCAGAATCTCGTCACGCGGCTGAACATGTTGCCGAATGCGTTGATACGTACGCTGTTTCCGCGCTTGTCGGCCGTCGAGCGCGAGCATGCGGACGTGCTCGTGCGGCAGTCGCTCGAATTCCTGAATGGCGTGTTCACGCCGGTGGCGATCGTCGCGATCATCGTGCTTGGGCCGTTCCTGCAAGTGTGGGTGGGCAGCGATATCGCGACGGCTTCGTCGCCCGTGGGCCGCATTCTAATCATCAGCGTTTGGCTCGTCGGGCAGGCGAGCGTGACGCGCATTCTGATCCAGTCGCAAGTCAATCCGGCGCGCGCCGCGTGCGTGGGCCTCGTCGAACTGCCGTTCTTCGTGGGGGCGTTGTGGTTCGGCATCGCGCATTACGGGCTGGTCGGCGCGGCCGTTGTCGTCGCCAGCCGCGCGCTCGTCGACTATGGCGTGCTGCTGTATCTGTCCGCGATTCGCATGCGCCCGATCGTGCTCGACATGCTCGCGCACCTCGCATTCTTGCTCGCAAGCCTGTATGCCGCGAATGCCGTGTCGAATCTCGCCACGCTTGCCGTCGTGGGGATCGTGCTGCTCGCGGCGAACGTCGGCTGGTCCATTTCGATGACGCCGGCGCTGCGCAATCTCGCGCGCGATCTGCTGCTTCGGTTGAATCTGAGGAATAGCGCATGA
- a CDS encoding glycosyltransferase family 4 protein, which translates to MSDNAYADYDEAAARAVAVDVDGGANRVALNETKDRPQTMPATRALRVAIVHDWLVTYAGAEKVLEQIIACFPDADVFSLVDFLDDRSFLRGKRATTSFIQKLPMARNKYRSYLPLMPLAIEQLDVSAYDLVISSSHAVAKGVLTGPDQVHISYVHSPIRYAWDLQHQYLEQSKLTSGLKSALARVILHYIRNWDIRTSNSVDHFVANSAFIARRIKKVYQRDAQVIFPPVDVEAFSLNTQKEDFYLTASRMVPYKKIDLIVEAFARMPGKRLVVIGDGPEMSKIRAKAAGNVEIMGYQPFAVLHDCMRRAKAFVFAAEEDFGISVVEAQACGTPVIAFGKGGALETVRDLSRSQPTGMFFHEQSAGAIEAAVDAFEQNTGRFSAQDCRANAQRFSAAHFRERFTEYVERAMPAVSARSWPVAAPAAALDAASQVKVLAIDQTGLLGGAELSLLEIAKNLKETMNVVLFCDGPFRIALEEAGVNVDVLDVPALHGISKDGKGLPKMRSLTGLVSLVRETCRRARNADIIYANTQRAMVVGAMAGLFARKPVVWHLRDIVSAEHFGGAQRAIIKWASKLGVDHVIANSDASAREFIALTHADAKRVDVVFNGISEAPFAALEGVSNAELRARFNLPLDAFLIGAYSRLASWKGQHVLLEAIAANPDMHAVLVGAALFGEDEYEAQLHAYVNEQGIAGRVHFLGFQRDIAACMKAVDVVAHTSITPEPFGRVIVEGMLAKRPVVASRAGGVVEIVDDGVNGMLCEPGDAQALAKTLAELQTNVQLRARLVENGYATARRKFGTRNYVQSVERVLAGVAGKRGKRK; encoded by the coding sequence ATGAGCGATAACGCCTACGCAGACTATGACGAGGCCGCCGCGCGAGCCGTGGCCGTCGACGTCGATGGCGGCGCGAACCGCGTCGCACTTAACGAAACGAAAGACCGTCCACAGACGATGCCCGCCACGCGCGCGTTGCGAGTGGCGATCGTGCACGACTGGCTCGTCACCTACGCGGGCGCGGAGAAGGTGCTCGAGCAGATCATCGCGTGCTTTCCCGACGCCGACGTGTTCAGCCTTGTCGATTTTCTCGACGACAGGTCGTTCCTGCGCGGCAAGCGCGCGACGACGTCGTTCATCCAAAAGCTGCCGATGGCGCGCAACAAGTACCGCTCGTACTTGCCGCTGATGCCGCTCGCGATCGAGCAGCTCGACGTCAGCGCCTACGATCTCGTCATTTCGAGCAGCCACGCGGTCGCAAAGGGCGTGCTGACCGGGCCGGACCAAGTCCACATCAGCTACGTGCATTCGCCGATTCGCTATGCGTGGGACTTGCAGCACCAATACCTCGAACAGTCGAAGCTGACGAGCGGCCTGAAATCCGCGCTCGCGCGTGTGATTCTTCACTACATCCGCAATTGGGACATTCGGACGTCGAACTCGGTCGATCACTTCGTCGCGAACTCGGCGTTCATCGCGCGCCGCATCAAGAAGGTGTATCAGCGCGACGCGCAGGTGATCTTTCCGCCGGTCGATGTCGAAGCCTTTTCGCTGAATACGCAGAAGGAAGACTTTTATCTGACCGCGTCGCGCATGGTGCCGTACAAGAAGATCGATTTGATCGTCGAGGCGTTTGCGCGGATGCCGGGCAAGCGTCTCGTCGTGATCGGCGACGGCCCGGAAATGAGCAAGATCCGCGCGAAAGCGGCGGGCAATGTCGAGATCATGGGTTATCAGCCGTTTGCGGTGCTGCACGACTGCATGCGCCGTGCGAAGGCGTTCGTGTTCGCGGCGGAGGAGGACTTCGGTATTTCGGTGGTCGAGGCGCAGGCGTGCGGCACGCCGGTGATCGCATTCGGCAAGGGCGGGGCGCTGGAGACGGTGCGCGACCTGTCGCGATCGCAGCCGACCGGCATGTTCTTCCACGAGCAAAGCGCGGGCGCGATCGAGGCGGCTGTCGATGCGTTCGAGCAAAACACCGGGCGTTTCTCCGCGCAAGACTGCCGCGCGAATGCGCAGCGCTTTTCCGCTGCGCATTTCCGTGAGCGCTTTACCGAGTACGTCGAGCGCGCGATGCCGGCGGTGTCGGCGCGTTCGTGGCCGGTTGCCGCGCCCGCGGCGGCGCTTGACGCGGCCTCGCAAGTGAAGGTGCTCGCGATCGATCAAACGGGCTTGCTGGGCGGCGCGGAGTTGTCGCTGCTGGAAATCGCGAAGAACCTCAAGGAAACGATGAACGTCGTGCTGTTTTGCGACGGGCCGTTCCGGATCGCGCTGGAAGAGGCGGGTGTGAACGTCGACGTGCTAGATGTGCCCGCGTTGCACGGCATAAGCAAAGACGGCAAGGGGCTGCCTAAGATGCGTTCGTTGACCGGACTCGTTTCGCTGGTGCGCGAAACCTGCCGGCGCGCGCGCAACGCCGACATCATCTACGCGAACACCCAGCGCGCGATGGTCGTCGGCGCAATGGCCGGCCTGTTTGCGCGCAAGCCGGTAGTGTGGCACTTGAGAGACATCGTCAGCGCCGAGCATTTCGGAGGCGCCCAGCGCGCCATCATCAAGTGGGCGAGCAAGCTCGGCGTCGATCATGTGATCGCGAATTCGGATGCGTCGGCGCGGGAGTTCATTGCGTTGACGCATGCCGATGCGAAGCGCGTCGATGTCGTGTTCAACGGTATCTCCGAGGCGCCTTTTGCGGCGCTCGAAGGCGTCTCGAACGCCGAGCTTCGCGCGCGCTTCAATTTGCCGTTGGACGCGTTTCTGATCGGCGCCTACAGCCGGCTCGCGAGCTGGAAGGGGCAGCACGTCTTGCTCGAAGCGATCGCGGCGAATCCCGACATGCATGCGGTTCTCGTCGGCGCCGCGCTGTTCGGCGAGGACGAATACGAGGCACAGCTGCACGCCTATGTGAACGAACAAGGGATTGCCGGCCGCGTGCATTTCCTCGGTTTCCAGCGCGATATTGCGGCGTGCATGAAGGCCGTCGATGTCGTCGCTCATACGTCGATTACGCCGGAGCCGTTCGGCCGGGTGATCGTCGAGGGCATGCTGGCGAAGCGGCCGGTGGTGGCGTCGCGCGCGGGCGGCGTGGTCGAGATCGTCGACGACGGCGTGAATGGCATGCTGTGCGAGCCGGGCGACGCGCAGGCGCTCGCCAAGACGCTGGCTGAACTGCAAACGAATGTGCAGTTGCGTGCGCGGCTTGTCGAGAATGGCTATGCGACGGCGCGGCGCAAGTTCGGCACGCGCAACTATGTGCAAAGTGTCGAGCGCGTGCTGGCTGGCGTGGCGGGGAAGCGGGGCAAGCGCAAATAA
- a CDS encoding BON domain-containing protein — MKSIQVIVLGVSTLIVAASMNAGSQTGQTASTPGASAMAAPGATSPANGKKADRALRRKVYAAIGQHKEISAGNISVIARDGAVTLHGTVTDASQIDEVAEIAKGVPGVTSVINKLTVQKPFGGT; from the coding sequence ATGAAAAGCATTCAGGTAATCGTGCTGGGGGTCTCTACCTTGATCGTCGCAGCGTCCATGAACGCGGGGTCCCAGACGGGTCAGACGGCCAGCACCCCGGGCGCATCCGCGATGGCGGCGCCCGGCGCAACGTCGCCGGCTAACGGAAAGAAAGCGGATCGTGCCCTGCGTCGGAAGGTTTATGCCGCCATCGGGCAGCACAAGGAGATCAGCGCCGGGAATATCAGCGTCATCGCGAGAGACGGCGCGGTGACGCTGCATGGCACGGTCACGGACGCTTCCCAGATCGACGAAGTCGCGGAGATCGCGAAGGGCGTGCCAGGGGTGACTTCGGTAATCAACAAGTTGACCGTGCAAAAACCATTTGGCGGAACGTAG
- a CDS encoding porin: MKLRLSSAAVLAIFANAAHAQTSVTLYGVLDSGLEYQSTSAATFLPHAPNLGHVYQFKDGGIYSSNWGLKGSEDIGGGYRVNFKLQGSFYTNNGKFTLSDTPGTNAIFSQFATVGVSGPFGSFDAGRQIVPMVYAMGQTDVRGAQYFGSILTAWLGMGQAAGWPGTSTNGPIGALYDSNALVYNSPKFYGASLALEYAPGGVAGQFQGGTRESAVLNYSNYGLNLAAVYYNGHDTNPFPLTYPATPATPATGVDNNRFYYFGAMYTIGGFSVSTSYGIGKNPANLNAANLEMASAGLGYQFSPRFKITSGYYYLKDRNNSANHSSEFAVGAEYNLSQRTKAYVQVGYVDNKGTMNQTVVYGSAVAPGVSTTAAMIGIRHSF, translated from the coding sequence ATGAAATTGAGGTTAAGCAGCGCTGCGGTGCTGGCGATCTTCGCCAATGCCGCCCATGCCCAAACGTCGGTCACGCTCTATGGCGTACTCGATAGTGGACTGGAGTATCAGAGCACCTCGGCGGCGACATTTCTACCGCACGCGCCCAACCTGGGCCACGTCTATCAATTCAAGGACGGCGGCATCTATTCCAGCAACTGGGGCTTGAAGGGAAGCGAAGACATCGGCGGCGGCTACCGGGTCAACTTCAAACTGCAGGGCTCGTTCTACACCAACAACGGTAAATTCACCCTCTCCGACACACCAGGCACGAACGCGATCTTCAGCCAGTTCGCGACGGTCGGCGTATCCGGGCCCTTTGGCAGCTTCGACGCCGGCCGGCAGATCGTCCCGATGGTCTACGCGATGGGGCAAACCGACGTTCGCGGTGCACAGTATTTCGGCAGCATCCTGACTGCGTGGTTGGGCATGGGACAGGCGGCCGGCTGGCCGGGCACCAGTACGAACGGCCCGATCGGCGCCTTGTATGACAGCAATGCGCTCGTCTACAATTCGCCGAAATTCTATGGCGCCTCGCTTGCGCTCGAGTACGCGCCGGGCGGCGTCGCCGGCCAGTTTCAGGGCGGCACGCGCGAGTCCGCCGTGCTCAATTATTCGAATTACGGCCTGAATCTGGCCGCCGTGTACTACAACGGACACGACACCAATCCGTTCCCGCTGACCTATCCGGCGACTCCCGCTACCCCCGCGACAGGTGTCGACAACAATCGCTTTTACTATTTCGGTGCGATGTACACGATCGGCGGGTTTTCCGTTTCGACCTCGTACGGCATCGGCAAGAACCCGGCCAACCTCAACGCCGCGAACCTCGAAATGGCATCGGCGGGTCTCGGCTATCAGTTCAGTCCGCGTTTCAAGATCACGTCCGGCTACTACTACCTGAAGGATCGGAACAATTCGGCGAATCACTCGAGCGAGTTCGCAGTGGGCGCGGAATACAACCTGTCCCAACGCACCAAGGCGTATGTGCAAGTCGGGTATGTCGACAACAAGGGGACCATGAACCAGACCGTTGTTTACGGGTCCGCGGTTGCGCCGGGCGTGTCCACCACGGCGGCGATGATCGGCATCCGCCATAGCTTCTAG